CGATCGAGCTGGGCAAGGAGCCGGTCGCTGTCGGCGACCGCCCCGGTTTCGTCGCCGACGGCCTGCTCTTCGGCTACCTCAACCAGGCCGCCGCCATGTACGAGGCGCGGTACGCCTCCCGCGAGGACATCGACGCGGCGATGCGGCTCGGCTGCGGTCTGCCGATGGGCCCGCTCGCGCTGCTGGACCTGATCGGCGTCGACACCGCGCGTACGGTCCTGGAGGCCATGTACGCCGAGTCCCGCGACCGGCTGCACGCCCCGGCCCCGATCCTGAAGCAGCTCAGCGAGGCGGGCCTGACCGGCCGCAAGTCCGGGCGCGGCTTCTACACCTACGAGGCACCGGGCAGCGCCACGGTCGTGCCGGACGCGCTGACCCCGGCCGCCGGGGCCACCGAGGACACGGGCCGCACCGTCCGCTCGGTGGGCGTCGCCGGCTCCGGCACCATGGCCTCCGGCATCGCCGAGGTCTTCGCCAAGGCGGGTTACGACGTCGTCCTGGCCGCCCGCAGCGAGGAGAAGGCCCAGGCCGCCAAGGCCCGGATCGGCAAGTCCCTGGCGCGCTCCGTGGACAAGGGCCGGCTGACCGCCGAGGCCGCCGCGCAGATCCTGGACCGGGTCGCTCCGGCCGGGTCCTACGACGCCTTCGCCGACGTCGACCTGGCCGTGGAGGCGATCGCCGAGGACCTGGAGATCAAGCGGCAGCTGTTCGCCACGCTGGACAAGGTCTGCAAGCCCGGCGCGGTCCTCGCCACCACCACCTCCTCGCTGCCCGTCGTCGCCTGCGCCCGCGCCACCTCGCGTCCGCAGGACGTCATCGGCATGCACTTCTTCAACCCGGCGCCGGCGATGAAGCTGGTCGAGGTCGTCCGTACGGTGCTGACGGCCGACGACGTCCACGCGACGGTGCGCGAGGTCTGCGTGAGGATCAAGAAGCACGCGGTCGACTGCGGCGACCGTGCGGGCTTCATCGTGAACGCCCTGCTCTTCCCGTACCTGAACAACGCGATCAAGATGGTGCAGGAACACTATGCGTCTCTTGACGACATCGACGCGGCGATGAAGCTGGGCGGCGGCTACCCGATGGGCCCGTTCGAGCTCCTGGACGTCGTCGGGCTCGATGTCTCGCTCGCGATCGAGAAGGTCCTGCACCGCGAGTTCCGCGACCCGGGCCTGGCCCCGGCCCCGCTGCTGGAGCACCTGGTGGCCGCGGGCTGCCTCGGCCGCAAGACCGGCCGTGGCTTCCGCGAGTATGCCCGCCGCTGACGGCGCCGGCGACTGGTCCTACACGGAGACGGACTGGGGCGGACTGCTCGACCCCGCGGACGTTCCCCCGCCCCACTGGGGCGGGGGAAACCCCTCACCCGCGCACCGAAC
Above is a genomic segment from Streptomyces fodineus containing:
- a CDS encoding 3-hydroxyacyl-CoA dehydrogenase family protein yields the protein MATPLSPQSGTSPSPLKTIAVIGLGTMGTGITEVLVKAGREVIGIDVSEAQAAKSLAALEASTARCVERGRLTEQERADALARVRTGTDLSAAADADLVIEVVPESYEIKQQIFRELDGIVRPETILATGTNALSVTRLAADSARPERVLGLHFFNPAPAMKLVEVVSCVLTAPQAVAAVTDLAIELGKEPVAVGDRPGFVADGLLFGYLNQAAAMYEARYASREDIDAAMRLGCGLPMGPLALLDLIGVDTARTVLEAMYAESRDRLHAPAPILKQLSEAGLTGRKSGRGFYTYEAPGSATVVPDALTPAAGATEDTGRTVRSVGVAGSGTMASGIAEVFAKAGYDVVLAARSEEKAQAAKARIGKSLARSVDKGRLTAEAAAQILDRVAPAGSYDAFADVDLAVEAIAEDLEIKRQLFATLDKVCKPGAVLATTTSSLPVVACARATSRPQDVIGMHFFNPAPAMKLVEVVRTVLTADDVHATVREVCVRIKKHAVDCGDRAGFIVNALLFPYLNNAIKMVQEHYASLDDIDAAMKLGGGYPMGPFELLDVVGLDVSLAIEKVLHREFRDPGLAPAPLLEHLVAAGCLGRKTGRGFREYARR